In a single window of the Gemmatimonadaceae bacterium genome:
- a CDS encoding DEAD/DEAH box helicase, translating into MAATEAIENLWTVDERSLTEFSRTLEKPPSSLAWAQLRRDAEQIALAPGFDRLITLDANTIKELPHQIEVARRVLRHMGGRAILADEVGLGKTIEAGIILKELTVRGLSRRVLILTPASLVTQWQGELETKFFERFDTPTEPEDWTEATRAIVSYDRAISARHGKAILRHRWDLVIIDEAHKVKNHTAARYKFIQRLDRNYLLLLTATPLQNDLRELYNLVTLLRPGQLGTWREFKSRHLTSGDKRTPKDADLLKELTAQVMVRTRRSSVALALELPPRRPVHPTINLTPRETALYQETAAFLRELYREGFVAAEEDDKEANGGRRKRRTGKGILQLELMRLSQRLCSSAAALAVSLNTLSEGELLTPKYRKRARELAADASRVRTHAKLKELERVLSEDHDRVIVFSEHLPTLDLIAKHVTRLKRTPIVYSGALSMSERAKKLAAFKEDPSSVFVATRAGTEGLNLQFCNRLVNYELPWNPMVVEQRIGRIHRIGQTREAHIVNFAARDTVEAHVLRLLDEKIKLFELVIGELDVILGDFGGTDSLEERLAEAWLAADSDDAFNVRVEAIGEEIVSSREAGKRQEELNSDVAAEDNAQLVERDFRQLTIPARVRLAFGTNHLQLAAGVDAKRRRIGLHVGEIQEALENTAAPEDAGAHAEYGPLTLLTGVTGSGRSVRLTVQGDTLPMTLVDVAADAAPGAKR; encoded by the coding sequence ATGGCTGCTACTGAAGCAATCGAAAATCTGTGGACTGTCGACGAGCGCTCGCTCACCGAATTCTCCCGTACTCTGGAGAAGCCCCCGAGCTCGCTCGCCTGGGCGCAGCTTCGCCGGGACGCCGAGCAGATCGCGCTCGCGCCTGGATTCGACCGGCTGATCACGCTCGACGCCAACACGATCAAGGAGCTTCCGCATCAGATCGAGGTCGCGCGGCGCGTCCTTCGTCACATGGGCGGCCGCGCCATTCTCGCCGATGAGGTCGGGCTCGGCAAGACGATCGAAGCCGGTATCATTCTGAAAGAGCTCACGGTCCGCGGTCTCTCGCGGCGAGTGTTGATCCTGACGCCGGCGTCGTTGGTGACGCAGTGGCAAGGAGAGCTCGAGACCAAGTTCTTCGAGCGCTTCGACACGCCGACCGAGCCGGAGGATTGGACAGAAGCCACGAGAGCAATCGTATCCTACGACCGCGCGATCAGCGCGCGACATGGCAAGGCGATCCTTCGCCATCGGTGGGACCTCGTCATCATCGACGAGGCGCACAAGGTCAAGAACCACACGGCCGCGCGTTACAAGTTCATTCAACGACTCGACCGCAATTATCTCCTCCTGCTCACGGCCACGCCGCTGCAAAACGATTTACGCGAGCTGTATAATCTTGTCACCTTGTTACGCCCTGGTCAGCTGGGGACGTGGCGCGAGTTCAAGTCGCGACACCTAACGAGTGGCGACAAGCGAACGCCGAAGGATGCCGACCTGCTCAAGGAGCTCACGGCGCAGGTCATGGTCCGCACGCGCCGGTCGAGCGTCGCGTTGGCGCTCGAGCTTCCGCCGCGCCGGCCAGTGCATCCCACGATCAACCTCACTCCGCGCGAGACGGCGCTCTATCAGGAGACAGCCGCGTTCCTGCGCGAGCTGTATCGCGAAGGCTTCGTCGCCGCGGAGGAGGACGATAAGGAGGCCAATGGAGGCCGACGCAAGCGTCGAACGGGCAAAGGCATTCTCCAGCTCGAGCTGATGCGTCTCTCGCAGCGACTCTGCTCCTCGGCAGCCGCGCTTGCCGTTTCGTTGAATACGCTCTCCGAAGGAGAGCTCCTCACGCCAAAGTATCGCAAGCGCGCACGCGAGCTTGCGGCCGACGCGAGCCGCGTCAGGACACATGCGAAGCTCAAGGAGCTCGAGCGCGTGCTCTCCGAAGATCACGATCGCGTGATCGTCTTCAGCGAGCACCTGCCGACGCTCGATCTCATCGCGAAGCACGTCACGCGACTGAAGCGAACGCCGATCGTCTACTCGGGCGCGCTGTCGATGAGCGAGCGCGCGAAGAAGCTCGCTGCCTTCAAAGAAGACCCTTCCTCCGTATTCGTGGCGACGCGCGCCGGCACCGAGGGACTGAACCTGCAATTCTGCAATCGCCTCGTGAACTACGAGCTGCCGTGGAATCCGATGGTCGTGGAACAGCGCATCGGGCGCATCCACCGCATCGGTCAGACTCGTGAGGCGCACATCGTCAACTTCGCCGCGCGCGACACGGTCGAAGCGCATGTGCTGAGACTCCTCGATGAGAAGATCAAGCTCTTCGAGCTCGTCATCGGCGAGCTCGATGTCATACTCGGCGATTTCGGCGGAACGGATTCCCTCGAGGAGCGTCTCGCCGAGGCCTGGCTCGCCGCCGACTCGGACGACGCGTTCAACGTGCGCGTGGAGGCGATCGGCGAGGAGATCGTCTCGAGCCGCGAAGCGGGCAAGCGGCAGGAAGAGCTCAACTCCGACGTCGCCGCGGAAGACAACGCGCAACTCGTCGAACGCGATTTTCGTCAGCTCACGATTCCCGCGCGCGTGCGACTCGCCTTCGGCACGAACCATCTGCAACTCGCTGCCGGCGTCGACGCAAAGCGACGACGCATTGGCCTTCACGTCGGCGAGATCCAGGAGGCGCTGGAGAACACGGCGGCACCCGAGGACGCGGGCGCTCATGCGGAGTACGGCCCGCTCACGCTGCTCACCGGAGTGACCGGTTCCGGTCGAAGCGTGCGGCTGACCGTGCAGGGCGACACGCTTCCGATGACGCTCGTCGACGTCGCCGCCGATGCGGCGCCCGGAGCGAAACGCTGA
- a CDS encoding FHA domain-containing protein, producing MALILEVTHADGARTRHRVNGETLTIGRGLANDVVLDDPYVDANHARVTLDDDGGALVEDLGSVNGLLAGTQRLVGPAVVGPGDVLRLGRTIIRFRDPNEAVSPALVDGHVASAVTTEQRAGLRFPTTIRARLSIVLLTLIAVAVGAWLDDASRSVASKIVSTTLGVGGLLALWSGLWSVASRIIVQQFRFAGHLAVASAVALGAMTWSVIDSWLIFVFPDAGVVSALSYVIAAALIATLVAGHMSLASMLPRRRQWRVGVVAAATVMGIGVLSALTKDDSFSDVPKYPSMLKPIAANLVPTKSIDQFEASTRKIKDEVDQLAKK from the coding sequence ATGGCGCTGATCCTCGAGGTGACGCATGCCGATGGAGCACGCACGCGGCATCGGGTCAACGGTGAGACGCTGACGATCGGTCGGGGGCTCGCGAACGATGTCGTGCTCGACGATCCGTACGTAGACGCGAATCACGCCCGTGTCACGCTCGACGACGACGGGGGTGCACTCGTCGAAGATCTCGGTAGCGTGAACGGCCTTCTCGCCGGTACGCAACGGCTCGTTGGTCCTGCCGTCGTTGGGCCCGGCGACGTACTGCGTCTGGGCCGAACCATCATTCGCTTCCGTGATCCGAACGAAGCCGTCTCCCCGGCCCTCGTTGACGGCCATGTAGCGTCTGCAGTCACGACTGAACAGCGCGCGGGCCTACGTTTCCCAACGACTATCCGGGCTCGCTTGTCCATTGTGCTTCTCACCTTGATCGCAGTTGCCGTCGGCGCGTGGCTCGACGATGCGAGTCGCTCCGTTGCGAGCAAGATCGTGTCGACTACGCTCGGCGTCGGCGGGCTTCTCGCTCTGTGGTCGGGACTCTGGTCCGTCGCGAGCCGAATCATCGTGCAGCAGTTCCGCTTCGCAGGACATTTGGCGGTTGCATCGGCGGTTGCGCTTGGTGCGATGACGTGGAGCGTAATCGACAGCTGGCTGATCTTTGTCTTTCCCGACGCAGGCGTTGTCTCGGCGCTATCGTACGTCATCGCTGCCGCATTGATTGCGACGCTCGTTGCCGGACACATGTCGCTCGCCTCCATGCTGCCTCGCCGTCGCCAATGGCGCGTAGGCGTCGTCGCTGCCGCGACGGTCATGGGCATCGGCGTGCTATCGGCGTTGACGAAGGATGACTCGTTCTCCGATGTGCCGAAGTACCCCTCGATGTTGAAGCCGATCGCGGCAAATCTGGTCCCGACGAAGTCGATCGATCAGTTCGAGGCGAGCACGCGGAAGATCAAGGACGAGGTCGATCAACTCGCGAAGAAATGA
- a CDS encoding serine protease, which produces MVSLLLAAKSLHGQESVATSEVFRHYADRVIKIQVVETRSAAKATIGSGFFVSSAGHVITNYHVISKLINSPERYRAEMIDVTGASHVVRVLAIDVVDDLAVLATDVRDHSHFSLGPVSIAQGARLYSLGHPEDLGLSIVEGTYNGYLPHARQPRLHFTGALNPGMSGGPTIAEDGRVVGINVATEGEELGFLVPVEPAVLLFQQATSPNGAPSPTLELVGRQLRDYQNAYLHDMFASNVKTIALGPYQVPTEPAPFFRCWADASRRKDLPYETVTHRCSTDDYVFIAGDESSGVISVEHKLVSTTTLNPLRFFSLYSFMFGRDNTPSGEEEQVTSWRCSTRNIRNADTPMRSVLCLRRYRKLGELYDAVLKVAVLGRSNVGLVSTLTLSGVTFENVQKLSQRYLEHVSWR; this is translated from the coding sequence GTGGTCTCGCTTCTCCTCGCGGCGAAATCGCTTCATGGTCAGGAGAGCGTTGCCACGTCCGAGGTCTTCCGACATTACGCCGATCGCGTGATCAAGATCCAGGTCGTCGAGACGAGATCGGCGGCGAAGGCGACGATCGGCTCCGGTTTTTTTGTGAGCAGCGCCGGTCACGTGATCACGAACTATCACGTCATTTCGAAGTTGATCAACTCACCGGAGCGCTATCGGGCCGAGATGATCGACGTCACCGGAGCGTCGCATGTCGTGCGTGTCCTCGCCATCGACGTCGTGGATGACCTTGCCGTCCTCGCAACGGACGTACGCGACCATTCTCATTTCTCGCTTGGACCCGTCTCGATCGCGCAGGGCGCCCGGCTCTACTCACTCGGACATCCTGAAGATCTCGGGCTGAGTATCGTCGAGGGTACATACAACGGTTATCTCCCACATGCGCGCCAGCCGCGATTGCACTTCACGGGCGCCTTGAATCCGGGCATGAGCGGCGGTCCGACGATCGCCGAGGACGGCCGCGTCGTCGGCATCAACGTCGCGACCGAAGGCGAGGAGCTTGGTTTCCTGGTACCCGTCGAGCCTGCGGTACTGCTGTTTCAGCAAGCCACTTCGCCCAACGGAGCACCGTCACCGACTCTCGAGCTAGTGGGGCGCCAGCTGCGTGATTATCAGAATGCATACCTCCACGACATGTTTGCGTCGAACGTGAAGACGATCGCGCTCGGCCCGTACCAGGTGCCCACCGAGCCAGCACCCTTCTTTCGATGCTGGGCCGATGCGAGCCGCCGGAAGGATTTGCCCTACGAAACCGTGACGCATCGCTGCTCGACCGATGACTATGTGTTCATCGCCGGCGACGAGAGCTCCGGCGTCATCAGCGTCGAGCACAAACTCGTCTCGACGACGACGCTCAACCCCCTGCGTTTCTTCTCGCTGTACAGCTTCATGTTCGGACGCGACAATACGCCGAGCGGCGAGGAGGAACAGGTTACGAGTTGGCGCTGCAGCACACGGAACATCCGGAACGCGGACACGCCCATGCGGTCGGTGCTGTGCCTGCGGCGCTACCGGAAGCTCGGGGAATTGTACGACGCCGTGCTGAAGGTGGCGGTCCTCGGCCGAAGCAACGTCGGACTCGTCTCCACGCTCACGTTGTCCGGTGTCACGTTCGAGAACGTGCAGAAGTTGTCGCAACGGTATCTGGAGCACGTCTCATGGCGCTGA
- a CDS encoding protein kinase, with translation MDSSERWPELASLVDALLDTPPDAREMLIETLSAGDTQRRAELQALSNECERELAMLSMPPRERFAALLEEDEHFPDALRERYSLTGELGRGGMATVFLARDVRHARDVAVKVVHPFVATALGKEHFLREIEMVAQMHHPHIVPLYDSGDAGGALYYVMPYEPGLSLRQRLTREGRLDATEVTVVLRDVCDALAYAHARGIVHSDIKPDNVLVSGRHALLTDFGIARATTRAHDGAGPGGVALGTPAYMAPEQIAGDTIDHRSDIYAVGVLGYELLAGRTPFVAETRHATLRGHLHDAPPELVRLSPDTPPRLAALMMRCLEKRPQDRWQSAEELMRELEEAAAIVARPASPNEWRDRWAKMHIERVTDFPGSEVDATISRDGRHVAFLADREGVFDAFVSEIGSGHFLNLTNGRLPQLFNEDVRNVGFTPDGAQVWIRVADLTSPASVALVPRTGGPQRPFLPTAVMVAWSPDGARLAYHETTPGDPIFVGDADGRNVQRIYVAPPGVHSHDLSWSPDGRHLYFSHGVPPNEMDICRIPVAGGAVERITAHNSRVRLPVLVDDRTLLYTATDDDGTGPWLYMMDLRERTPIRLSSSVEHVISVAASAELHGKPRRVVVTVSNPSVALWSVPVGDGIADETSATRLSLPTARSAGPRYAPDSSVLYLASRGGADAIWRLSRQDATELWRPSDGALSGAAAVSPNGKTICAAVRLRGRSKLRCRDVDGRREWTLAESLDVRGAPSWSPDGAWIAMAARDGDATHVFKIPVNGEQPVRLVNSVSFDPVWSPDGSFILYSGTPRGRSVPLESVRPDGTPYPLPFRDLLVDRLADSYRFLPSGQGVVVKLGGFRHQDFWLFDVRTGARRQLTRLKAVQSVSRFDISRDGSAILFQRAEENSDVALIEVPRE, from the coding sequence ATGGATTCCTCGGAGCGTTGGCCGGAGCTCGCGTCGCTCGTCGACGCCCTTCTCGATACGCCGCCTGACGCTCGAGAGATGCTGATCGAGACGCTGAGCGCTGGCGATACCCAACGGCGTGCGGAGCTCCAGGCATTGAGCAACGAATGCGAGCGGGAGCTCGCGATGCTGAGCATGCCGCCGCGCGAGCGCTTTGCGGCCTTGCTGGAGGAGGATGAGCACTTCCCCGATGCGCTGCGTGAACGCTACTCCCTCACGGGAGAGCTGGGTCGCGGCGGCATGGCGACGGTTTTCCTGGCGAGAGACGTGCGGCACGCGCGCGACGTCGCCGTGAAGGTCGTGCATCCGTTCGTCGCAACCGCGTTAGGCAAGGAGCACTTCCTCCGCGAGATCGAGATGGTCGCCCAGATGCACCACCCGCACATCGTGCCCCTCTACGATTCGGGGGACGCGGGCGGCGCGCTGTATTACGTGATGCCGTACGAGCCGGGCCTGTCGCTGCGTCAGCGCCTTACGCGTGAGGGTCGTCTCGACGCTACTGAGGTAACGGTCGTGCTTCGCGACGTCTGTGACGCGCTCGCGTACGCGCACGCGCGCGGCATCGTCCATAGTGACATCAAGCCGGACAACGTGCTGGTGTCCGGCCGGCATGCGCTGCTCACGGATTTCGGGATCGCGCGAGCGACGACTCGAGCACACGATGGCGCGGGCCCGGGCGGGGTCGCGCTCGGGACACCGGCATACATGGCCCCGGAGCAGATTGCCGGCGACACGATCGATCATCGCTCCGATATCTACGCCGTCGGCGTGCTTGGATACGAGTTGCTCGCTGGGCGCACGCCATTCGTGGCGGAGACCCGCCACGCGACTCTCCGCGGCCATCTTCACGACGCGCCGCCGGAACTCGTCAGGTTGTCGCCGGACACACCGCCCCGACTGGCGGCGCTGATGATGCGCTGTCTCGAGAAGCGACCGCAAGACCGATGGCAGAGTGCCGAAGAGCTGATGCGCGAGCTCGAGGAGGCCGCTGCGATCGTCGCGCGCCCGGCGTCGCCTAACGAATGGCGGGACCGCTGGGCGAAGATGCACATCGAGCGGGTCACGGACTTTCCGGGCTCGGAAGTGGACGCGACGATATCGCGGGACGGAAGGCACGTCGCGTTCCTCGCCGACCGTGAAGGAGTGTTCGACGCGTTCGTCAGTGAGATCGGGAGCGGGCACTTTCTCAATCTGACCAACGGTCGCCTGCCGCAGTTGTTCAACGAAGATGTGCGCAACGTCGGCTTCACTCCCGATGGCGCTCAGGTGTGGATCCGCGTGGCGGACCTCACGTCGCCGGCGAGTGTGGCGCTGGTGCCGCGAACGGGCGGACCGCAACGCCCCTTTCTGCCGACTGCGGTCATGGTCGCCTGGTCCCCGGATGGTGCGCGACTCGCCTACCACGAGACGACCCCGGGCGATCCAATCTTCGTCGGCGATGCCGATGGCCGGAATGTCCAGCGCATCTACGTCGCGCCGCCAGGCGTGCATTCACACGACTTGAGCTGGTCACCGGACGGCCGACATCTCTACTTCTCGCACGGGGTGCCACCTAACGAGATGGATATCTGCCGCATACCGGTGGCGGGCGGCGCCGTCGAGCGCATCACGGCGCACAACTCGCGCGTGCGCCTGCCCGTGCTGGTGGATGATCGGACCCTGCTCTATACCGCGACCGACGACGATGGAACGGGTCCGTGGTTGTACATGATGGATCTGCGCGAGCGCACGCCGATCCGACTCAGCTCGAGCGTGGAGCACGTCATCTCCGTCGCCGCGAGCGCCGAGCTTCACGGAAAGCCACGGCGGGTCGTGGTGACCGTGTCCAACCCGAGCGTGGCGTTGTGGAGTGTGCCAGTCGGCGACGGGATCGCGGACGAGACGAGCGCAACGCGGCTGTCGCTCCCAACGGCACGGTCGGCGGGACCGCGGTATGCACCCGATTCGTCGGTGCTGTACCTGGCGTCGCGCGGCGGCGCCGACGCGATCTGGCGCCTCTCGCGCCAGGACGCGACCGAGCTGTGGCGCCCCAGCGACGGAGCGCTGTCGGGGGCCGCCGCCGTGTCGCCTAACGGCAAGACGATCTGCGCGGCCGTACGATTGCGCGGGCGGTCGAAGCTACGATGCAGGGACGTCGACGGCCGCCGGGAGTGGACGCTCGCTGAGTCACTCGACGTACGCGGTGCGCCGTCGTGGTCTCCCGACGGTGCGTGGATAGCCATGGCCGCCCGCGATGGGGACGCGACGCACGTCTTCAAGATTCCCGTGAACGGCGAGCAACCGGTGCGTCTGGTCAATTCAGTCTCGTTCGACCCAGTGTGGTCGCCGGATGGCAGCTTCATTCTCTATTCCGGAACCCCGCGCGGTCGGAGCGTCCCGCTCGAGAGCGTACGGCCGGACGGAACGCCGTATCCGCTGCCGTTCCGCGACCTCCTCGTCGATCGCCTCGCCGACAGCTACCGGTTTCTCCCGAGCGGGCAGGGCGTGGTAGTCAAGCTCGGAGGCTTCCGGCATCAGGATTTCTGGCTATTCGACGTCCGCACGGGCGCGCGTCGGCAGCTCACCCGATTGAAAGCGGTTCAATCCGTCAGCCGTTTCGATATATCACGAGACGGAAGCGCTATCCTCTTCCAGCGAGCCGAGGAGAACTCCGACGTCGCGCTGATCGAAGTGCCTCGCGAGTAG
- a CDS encoding ECF-type sigma factor: MPVLTRCIEEPSPNTTSPQRTELPSGARESIDLAVSSAYLELRQIAHRRLGRGGRGTLSTTALVHETYLKLAEQSAVTSNDRSHFLALASLAMRYVLVDRARARMTAKRGGAAVGDHVTFDDDVMGADGQAEMVLDLNEALERLAAWDPRLARVVDCRFFGGLTETETAEALGLTVRTVQRDWVKARIILRRALGA, translated from the coding sequence GTGCCTGTGCTCACCCGCTGTATCGAGGAGCCGAGCCCAAACACGACATCTCCACAACGCACAGAGCTGCCGAGCGGCGCGCGCGAGTCGATCGACCTGGCCGTCTCGTCCGCATATCTGGAGCTGCGGCAAATCGCCCATCGCCGCCTCGGTCGGGGCGGACGAGGAACGCTTTCCACGACGGCGCTCGTCCACGAGACGTACCTCAAGCTCGCGGAGCAGTCGGCCGTGACATCGAACGACCGCTCCCATTTCCTCGCCCTGGCGTCGCTTGCGATGCGTTATGTACTGGTCGATCGGGCACGAGCGCGCATGACGGCAAAGCGCGGCGGGGCGGCGGTGGGCGATCACGTCACCTTCGACGACGACGTGATGGGAGCGGACGGCCAGGCGGAGATGGTGCTCGATCTCAACGAGGCGCTCGAGCGTTTGGCAGCGTGGGATCCGCGTCTGGCGCGCGTCGTGGACTGCCGATTCTTCGGCGGACTCACGGAGACCGAGACCGCTGAAGCGCTCGGTCTCACGGTGCGCACCGTCCAGCGCGACTGGGTGAAGGCGCGCATCATCCTCCGACGGGCGCTCGGCGCCTAA
- a CDS encoding FtsX-like permease family protein, translating to MTSEQRGIRAGVRRLFRLPIRRRDVAQADADEQLDSFLAERIEDLMRRGMSHVRTRGAAPALAPDVRRLMETLGPDLPYPDVTAFSTALEPQFRPWRLGAVMFGLFGAVAMVLAIVGLYGVLAFRVGQRTHEIGVRVALGAQRSDVHRLVLSQGLRLAAIGVGIGIVAAVAGGRGMGALLYGVSGSDPLVLTIASATLLVVSLLASHLPARRATRIDPLEALREL from the coding sequence ATGACCAGTGAACAACGAGGTATTCGCGCCGGCGTCCGCCGCCTGTTTCGGCTCCCGATTCGCCGCCGGGACGTCGCGCAAGCAGATGCCGATGAGCAGCTCGACAGCTTCCTCGCCGAGCGCATCGAAGATCTCATGCGTCGTGGAATGTCTCACGTGCGCACCCGTGGTGCCGCGCCCGCGCTCGCCCCAGACGTTAGGCGACTCATGGAGACGTTGGGGCCGGACCTCCCCTATCCCGATGTGACGGCATTCAGCACGGCGCTCGAGCCGCAATTCCGTCCCTGGCGGCTCGGCGCGGTGATGTTCGGTCTTTTCGGCGCCGTTGCAATGGTCCTGGCGATCGTCGGCCTCTATGGAGTGCTCGCGTTCCGCGTCGGCCAACGCACGCACGAAATCGGCGTGCGCGTCGCGTTAGGCGCACAGCGGAGTGACGTGCACCGTTTGGTGCTGTCGCAGGGACTACGCCTCGCGGCAATCGGCGTTGGCATCGGCATTGTTGCAGCGGTCGCGGGCGGCCGCGGCATGGGCGCACTGCTCTACGGTGTGTCCGGCAGCGATCCGCTGGTCCTGACGATCGCCAGCGCAACATTGCTCGTTGTATCCCTCCTTGCGAGCCACCTCCCCGCCCGCCGCGCGACGCGCATCGATCCGCTGGAAGCCCTACGCGAGTTGTGA
- the sigJ gene encoding RNA polymerase sigma factor SigJ yields the protein MTATRAHSGEVANDGVVELRPRLLGLAYRMLGDYDDAEDVVQEAFLRWQSADQSAIRSAEAWLVTVTTRLAVDQLRRAGKERAEYPGPWLPEPIATNTAQIASTTPAPNDAVELASDLSVALLVLLEQLRPEERAAFLLRDVFDTGYEQIAQILERTQDAVRQMVSRARTRVHAGRRRVTLTPGDHERLLERFTKAIVEDDAEGLIALLSPDVVLATDGGGRARAALNRLVGRDHVSKFLLGVRRKGAADQEIKLTHLNGEPALVTLQDGVVTSTCSIEVDSTGICALHIMRNPEKLGHTIEPTEPLV from the coding sequence ATGACTGCTACTCGAGCACATTCTGGAGAGGTCGCGAATGACGGCGTGGTGGAGCTGCGGCCGCGCTTGCTCGGCCTCGCCTACCGCATGCTGGGTGATTACGACGACGCGGAAGATGTCGTTCAGGAGGCTTTCCTTCGGTGGCAGAGCGCCGACCAATCGGCGATTCGATCAGCCGAGGCGTGGCTCGTCACCGTGACGACGCGGCTCGCCGTCGATCAGCTGCGGCGCGCGGGGAAGGAGCGCGCCGAATATCCCGGACCGTGGCTGCCGGAGCCGATCGCGACGAATACGGCGCAGATTGCCAGTACGACACCAGCGCCTAACGATGCAGTCGAGCTCGCGTCGGATCTCTCGGTGGCATTGCTCGTGTTGCTTGAGCAGCTGCGGCCAGAGGAGCGCGCGGCCTTTCTGCTGCGCGACGTCTTCGACACGGGCTACGAGCAGATTGCACAAATCCTCGAGCGAACGCAGGACGCGGTGCGGCAGATGGTGAGCCGAGCGCGCACGCGCGTGCACGCGGGCCGGCGGCGCGTCACGCTGACACCGGGCGACCACGAGCGGCTGCTCGAGCGATTCACCAAGGCGATCGTCGAGGACGATGCGGAAGGGCTGATTGCGTTGCTGTCACCGGACGTCGTCCTCGCCACCGACGGCGGCGGCCGAGCACGCGCTGCGCTGAATCGACTCGTTGGGCGCGACCACGTGTCGAAGTTCCTGCTTGGAGTCAGGCGAAAGGGCGCCGCCGACCAGGAGATCAAGCTCACGCACCTCAATGGCGAGCCGGCGCTGGTCACGCTGCAAGATGGCGTCGTCACGTCCACGTGCAGCATCGAGGTCGACAGCACCGGGATTTGCGCGCTGCACATCATGCGCAATCCGGAGAAGCTGGGTCACACGATCGAGCCCACCGAACCGTTGGTGTAA